In Microvenator marinus, one genomic interval encodes:
- a CDS encoding gamma carbonic anhydrase family protein: protein MKTNISAFRGIWPKLGEDVFIAAGAHVIGRVHLSDQASIWYNAVLRGDVQDIIIGARTNIQDLSMIHATTGVCPTVIGDDVTVGHRAILHGCTIGHTSLIGMGAIILDEAEVGEFSLVGAGALITPGKKFPPRSVIMGAPGRVVRQTTDEEVQGFLDSAAHYSEMARFHAG from the coding sequence ATGAAGACTAATATCTCGGCCTTTCGAGGCATCTGGCCCAAACTCGGCGAGGACGTCTTCATCGCGGCCGGTGCTCACGTCATCGGACGTGTTCACCTCTCAGACCAAGCGTCCATTTGGTACAACGCAGTCCTTCGTGGTGATGTGCAAGACATCATCATCGGCGCACGTACCAATATTCAAGACCTCTCCATGATCCATGCGACCACCGGCGTATGTCCGACGGTTATCGGAGACGATGTGACGGTAGGCCACCGAGCAATCCTCCACGGCTGTACCATTGGACACACCTCCCTCATCGGAATGGGAGCCATCATCCTCGATGAGGCTGAAGTCGGCGAGTTTAGCCTTGTGGGTGCCGGAGCCCTAATCACTCCTGGAAAGAAGTTCCCACCTCGTAGCGTCATCATGGGCGCTCCTGGGCGAGTTGTGAGGCAAACCACTGACGAAGAAGTCCAAGGCTTCTTGGATTCAGCGGCCCACTATTCGGAAATGGCTCGGTTTCACGCCGGCTGA